The stretch of DNA tatttctattttacaggtaaataaggcccagagagggttgtaaaaaattaatatttagtaaAGGATGTTATTTAACAGATCATTTAAGTATTCCTGTTATCCTATGATGTACTGTACTACCCAGTTTATATATAAGAACACTAAGGCTCAAACAGGTTAATTAAATTTTACAGATTTAAGTAGCTGACATATCTAGAATTCAGACTCTGTTTCTCTCCAAAACTGCTTTTCTTTCCCCTACAGCAAATAACTTTCTTAGAAATGCACAGATAATGAGTAACCACACTGTAACTCAGCACATCTGTATTCTAGTTCCTGCCCTGTCCTTAGCCAAGTGTAACACCTCAGCCATTTAGTAATTTTGAGCCACTCTTTATCTGTGGCAAGGTATGGGTTGTGATGGGTACTCTAAATGTATTTAAGTCCCTTCCAATTCTAAAAGCATATGTTTATATTTAGCATTAGTTTATCTGGTGATAGGTAGGTACATTTAGATAAATATGGTAGGTAAATTTCTAATTAAGTAGATGCAACTGATGGAATCATAATTATTGACTACACAATGCCAATTGTGCTTGACCCACTTATTTAAGCACTATAAAgtagcaacaaaaagaaacaatccTCTATGATTTTCCTTAGGTGAGACAATTTGGTTTTCTCTCTCCCAACTATCTTCTTCTATTCTGGCTGGCAGGGTCAGGGAAAGTCCTCCCTGTGTAATGGAAGGAGCATACTGTGCCGTGAAGAGTTGGATCAGAAGCAAACTGTGAATCAGACTTCCATTCTCTGACCTCTTGTCTGGCAGAGGGGCAACAGAAGCAACAGCAGGTGCATCTGAAGGGTCTCTGCATTGTCATGATTTCTTGGCCCATACAATCAGTGACCCGGAGGACGAAGGGCCTTAGTGTCCGATAGGCATTCCTGGTAAAGTCATCTGTGTCTTCGGTTACAATGTAAACCATCTGGTCTGAGTTGTTTTTAATATCATATCTATTATTAGTTTCAAAACGTGTcatcactaaaaaataaaatgagaaagtcaTCTTAAagtagaaacatttaaaatgggcCTCAGAAAGTCCTTGTTTAGTATTTCTTAAGGGCTTAAAGCAACATagcttttttaaagtttcaggtgAAATATGTGGAATTGATTAGAGTACCCCAAAAATCATATTATCTAAAAGTATTTAAGCAattgtgaaaatttaaaacacttcttttaagaagttcagtgtaaacattaacaaaatttctacataaaagaaaagattgaaataaCCCTTTTGTTTCAATTCCTGGAGTATCTGAATTTAgaaaactttaattataaaactattaaaaagaaattatacatttGACCATTAATTAATCAGTTCATAAAACATGCTTTGAGGAGTAGGGTCATTACTAATTACAAACACgaaaacaaaccaagaaaagTCAAAGGCCTTATGTGGTGGCCAAATGAATGTGCATAGCTGGTTTAGTGAGGGTCCGTAATCCTGTAGAATGAACTGAGAATAGGCATCATTTTGACAGATCTTTTATTCTTACTTCCAAAGCAAGGGCACTGGACTATGATTCAGCGGTTTTGGATTCTatttccagctctgccactgattAGCTGACTGTGGTTTAAATACTATTTCCTGCTCTGGAGGTGATTAGCTGACTGTGGTGTCCCTGGCTAACTCATGTAGTCTCTTGGCTCCTCCTTTTACTCATCTTTGAATGGTAAATGTGGAGTAGGAACAATGAGTAAAGCGTAGGGCAATTGACCAGATAAAATGTAAGCCCTTTTCAAATCTAAGAGCTTATGATAATATGATGTATAGAAGGATACAATTACACAAAATAATTCACTTTATTACTTTCTTGAAGATACGGTAATAGagcagttttttttctttgaaacactaAGACATGATCAATATAAAGAAGGAACTAGATATTAGATAATGCAGATTTCCATCTGATTAAAATACTGCTGAGCACTACAAAAATTATACATACTTTCCAGAGGCTCAAAATGCTGAAGAACATGTATGTTGTCCAACTGTTGGGATAAAACAAAGCAATTAGAAGACAGAaataacagaattaaaataaccttgtaaaataaactgatgaaatatatattaaaatgcatcAATTgataccaaaatatatttttgaaagtcaATAGAATCAAAAAAATTTTACCAACTGAAATCAGCTTATCTGCATCTGATCAGATGGATATTAGCACAGCTGTCCATATTAGAAAAACACTTTCTTTCAGTACCACTTTAAAAAAGTTGTCTGCtatatcagaaaaacaaaacatctacTTGCTGTAGTAATCACATTAGAAGAAGCTGTACTTACAGATTGTTCCTAGATAAGTCCCTACTCACTGGTCTCTCCACATGTCATCCATAGCCTGCAGTTGTTTAGTTAAGTTCAGAACGATTAACATGGACCAGCCATAGAGAAGGGAAGTCTCTCAGTGGCTTAAGGAGAACAAACAAGCCAGGATGAACCTCACATGAAGTGtcccattttatattattttataggtACTTCTAGCAGAGGTTTATACACTGACTTGTGTTCACTTGATCTACAAATACCAGGGTCTTTCCCAAGTGCACACTTTAATAAGGGAAGGGTCTATGACACCAGGAAGCATGTGAATAGGAttaggggaagagaaaggaaacattctTAGATGGCAACCCATGAAAAGGATGGCTAGGTATATAccatttgagaaatatctatctTAGGAATCATTCTAAAGATGAGTAGCTTGATGGGCACATTATCTGTTACATGTGAGATCATTCTAGCAGAAGAGAATAAACCTTCTTGAGGATACCCTGATTATATTTGGATAATTTTACATCATTTAGACCATTAGACCATTCCTAATCCCTGAGCCCAGAACACTGCTTGAAGTGCCATATTTCACCAAACATTggttaaatacattaattaatgaATAATATGCAAATGTAGTAacacatgaaattaaaataacataccTAAACATGACTGTTTTATGGTGTAATTAATTACAGGAGGGTACAAGGGCACAATCCATGCTTaattaaaacctttttcttttataaaaacacaATTACATAAGGAGACCTAAACATGCCACATAAAATACCAAAAGTGGCTACTAAAATGGTTTATAGGTCATTTTAGAAATCTAGGATATTAAAATCTAgaagtgaaaagtaaaaatataaactacAGGCATACTCTGAAGATATTACAAGTTTGGTTCAAGACCAATGCAATAAAGCAATTATTGTAAGAAAGTGAGTCacctgaatgttttattttcttactgaatataaaattatgtttacactatactgtagtctacaGTGTACATAAGAGTATTAATTCTAACAGAAGTAcacaccttaattttaaaaaaagtttattgctAAAAactgctaacaatcatctgaaaCTTCAGCTAGTCACAATCCTCttgctggtagagggtcttgTTTCTATGTTAATGACTGCTAACTGGTCAGGGTGGTGATGGCTGAAGCCCAGGTTGGCGGCAGCAATTTCTTAACAAAAAGATAATGAAGTTTGCCATGTCAATTGACTGACTCTTCTCTGCATGAAAGATTTCCCTGTAGCACGTGATTTTCTTTAATAGTATTTTACCACAGTAGAACTtccttcaaaattggagtcaatccacTTAAAACCTGCCACTACTTTATCAATTATATTTGTGTAATATTCTAAAAcctttgtcatttcaacaatgttcacagaatTCTCACCAGGAGTAAATTCCATCTCAAGGAAGCAGTTTCTTTGCTTATACATAAGAAGCAACTGCTCATCTGTTAAAGTTGTATCATGAGTTGcggcaattcagtcacatctgcAGGTTCCACTTcgaattctagttctcttgctgtttccaccataTCTGAAATTACTTCCTCCACCGAAATCTTGAACTCTTCAAAATCATCCATAAAAGCGGCAATCAACTTCTCCCAAACACCTGTCAATgctgatattttgacctcttcccatgaatcatgaatgtccgtactggcatctagaatggtgaccATCCTTTCCAcatgtttttcaatttattttgcccagatccatctGAGAAATGACACCATCTATGACAACTATAGCCtaatgaaattcattttttaaacattaagacTTGTAAATCAAAATTACactttgatccatgggctgcagaatggatgttgtgttagcaggcattaaaacaacattaatctccttataCACCTCCATCAGAGCTCTCGGGTGACCAGACGTGTTGTCAGTGAGTAGCAGTGTTTTGCAAGAGACCCTATCAAGGGAGTCAGTCTGTGCTTTGAAGTTTTGACGTCAGGCGTTGACTTCCACTttttagctatgaaagtcctagatggcatcttcttccaacacAAGGCTGCTGCATCTACATccaaaatctgttgtttagcATAATCACCTTCATCAATAATCTTATTATAGCTAGGATCTTCTGAAAACCTTACTGCTGCTTCTACATCAggacttgctgcttcaccttgcactttatGTTACAAAagtgcctttttttccccccttaagCCTTGTTagccaacctctgctagcttcaaactttttttctgtagtttcctCACCTTTCTCAGCCTACACAGAATTTAAGAGAGATAGGGCTTTGCTCTGAATTAtgctttggcttaaggaaatgttgtgACTGATTTGATCTTCTTTCTAAACCACTAAAACTGTCTCCATATCAGCAATTAGGCTCTTTGACTTTTCACCATTTATATGTTCATTGGAGTAATATCACTTTCAATTTcctcaagaacttttcctttgcattcacagcttggcTAACTGGTGCTAGAAGactagcttttggcctatctcaactttcaacatgccttcctcatgaAGCTAaatcatttccagtttttttatttacaatgtgaaattgtttctttcacttgaacactcaGAGGCCATCACAGcattattaactggcctaatttcaatattattatgTCCCTCCCAGGAACTCAGTAACACGTGTTTGTTAAGGGACAGTTCTTTGACAAATTGGTAAAGTCACTGGCAAAGCCAAGACTCTGGAAATGATATAATCATGCTAATTTGGATGTTTTAGGACTCTTGGTAACCTTGATAAAGATTCATGTAATCTTCATGTGAGAGCTCAAAAAGACTAGGGTAGATAGTAGAAAAAGATTGGCTCTATGTCTTGCATTCACCCATAAGAAGGTATTTAAGCTAATAACAGCCACACAGTTTTCATCCATTGGGACAGCCCTCTATGTTCAAAAAATATTAGGCACATTGTGACCCTTATCTCATTAAAAATTCTCTTAACAATCTGATAAGGTAGGTATTGATAAtactattttacagatgacaaaattcAAGCAGCAAGAGGTTAGAAAAGTTTATTAAGGTTTTAGCGTTACTAGAGAGTAGGATAGAATTAAAAACCTGGTTTGTCTGGGTCCAAacctgtgttttgtttattttttcagttatttctttaacTCTAAATATTCCTAAAAGGGACAATTCATAAAATATGCTAAATGAACCTCCATAAGAAtcataaaagaaattaagaaacaggtttttaatatttaaataaacaaagctATACAATTTGAAAAGAGAATTGACTGTAGAAGATGTTAGATTCCCAAGAACAACTTCTGTATTTATCACAAAGTATGGAAATGAGACTTTCTAAACTTGATAAGCTACAAAcattttatcttctaaaataaTGTAGATGTTTACTCTAGCACTTCGCCTGAATGAGTGGCTTTAcattttgtcaatattttgtCCAAATAATAATTTAGgataaattttggcttttgtaaaATCCAAATTTTCCTGATCCAACTATATTGACTTCTATACACCAATGCTATAATATTATACAAATAGTTTTCAGCACAGAAGATTATCAGGGTCCCTGTCAATATacagaattgaaaagagaaatgacATATCTCCAGGAAATACTTGGCTGTCAACCTGGGGAGGTAAGTATTGAATTGGGAAGTTTCTTCTTTATAATGTATTTCAGCACTCCTTTCTCTAAAAACAAGATTCAGTcctttctctaaaaacaaaaaagattcagAAGGTTCTATGGGATCTCCAATAAAGGAGTCTCCCTCTTATCCTCAGGGGATACTTTCCAAGcccccagtggatacctgaaaccaCAGATTGTACCAAATCCTGTATATACTATGcacaaatttttctttccttctttacaaTTTCATGGACATATTAATTTACTGTAGATCTTAGTAACCTTtgcataggatttttttttattattaagtcAAAAACCTTCACCTTTACATGGAAATGAAGACCTTATGGACTCTCTTTGGTCTTTCCTTGGCATATCCAAATTCCCAGCATTTCTACTCTTGTGTTTTGGAGacataattaagtaaaataagttacTTCAATGCAAGCACCATGATACTGTAAGTCAGTCTGATAATGAAGATGGCTACTATGTGACTCGGTCTGTATACTACAGGTAACATGTACAGTGTGGATATACTGGACAAAGGAATGATACATGTGGCAGTCCGAACAGAGAGGGACTgtgcaagatttcatcatgctactcagaataaatttaaaatttatgaatggtctatttctggaattttccatttagtatttttagaacctggttgaccatgggtaactgaaaccatagGAATCAACGCCACAAATAAAAGGCAACTACTCTGCCAGCTTTATCTTATTTTCATTAAGCAGGTTTTTTAGTTTCAGACATGGGTTCTTAAACAAAACTAATTGTACACAAACTTTGCATATTACCCAGTTTTTGATCTGGATGCCCTGGTGGCAGCAGAATATCTATATAGAGGTTAATTAGGGAGTTACCGTGTTGTACGAAGGGGGTCTCTGGAACTTGGCCTGAAGAAATATTCTTTGTAgggttcattatttttatttatattgtatgTTTTTGGGGGTGGCAAGAGTAGCTAATGAAAATAATAGGTGGTAGTAAAAAGCAATGGGCTAAGGCACTCAGCAATTTATCCATTGTGTTGTGTTTCGTTCTCTTTTGTGCTGCTTTTATTGATATTAACTCTTTATTTCTAAGCAAATAACACAACTACCCTCTATGATAGTTTTTCGATTCCTACTTGTACACTTCTTTCAAGAAAACATCTTATACGCCTTGAAGCTCAACATAAATCCTTATGAAAACATACTCATCCCACTATAAACATCCTTGTACTTGCTACTTCCCTTTCACATTTCTGAAACTGGTATCACTATTCTTATAGTTTCACAAATGGCATCTGTCATCACTGACCCATCTACCTTTATTCACTCtgttctgctttttttctctttttaatgggTCCATATGGTCACatttcataagaaaataatttgtattttcaggGAGTACCTGCACTAAGTATTCCAGACCAGGAGGACAGTTTGCCATAGGAGTTGGCCCTGGCATCCATGTTATTGGAACAGGCTGATTTGGCACAGGATATTTGCCAGGCTGATACTGGACAGGATGGGTACCACCAACTGGCTGGTACAAAGGGAAGGTACTGGGTTGCTGTGGACTGTAGTATCCCATAGGCAAGCCTCCTGGGTAGCCTGCAGGTGGAGGGACAGCTGTTCCAGGGGGTCCTGTGTTCAAAAGAATTCAAAGTGTTATACATTATTAACACTACAAGTTAACATAACTTTTTACATGAGATGAAATAGATCACACGACATCCACTTAAATATAACAACTTGTTCCATTTTTGATTTGCACTTTATGCAGATCATTGTTGCATATGACCCAACGATGTATTAGAGAGACTTATTTAcataataattcatttaatccttttaaaccttgtaattattcccatttcaatggtacaaaaataagttttgaaacatTAGAAGACCAACATGTTAGCTTCTTAATAAATTAAGTTCCTCCTTGGAGATAATAAACTTACCTAATGAGGTTGGGATTAATTACTAACATATAATTACTACATATAATTACTcctgcaaattttttttattatgtctattgtTATTGTTTATGGTTACATAAAGTCTACTTTATTTCAAAGGGGtgcttttaatgaatattttaggctGCCTTGATCCAATCACTTGTACATATCTTCATCATTGAATTCTCAGACTGGTCCCCAATCCTGACCTCTTTTAGATTCAATTTCTTAAGGTTATTTTCTTAGCagttgggctgctataacaaaataccacaaactgagtggctcaAACAACAAGCATTTCTTTCCtatagctctggaggctgggaagttcaaagaCAAATGTTAGCATGGTCAAACCTGGTGAGAGCctttcctggtttgcagatgttCACCTTCTTGCTATATGCTCACAGAgtgaagggggagagagagagagagagggaaagagagaatccCTCTCACGTCTCCTCTTATAGGGCATGAGTGccatcatgagggctccaccattttgatttaattttctctGAAAGGCCCCACTTCCAAGTAACATCACATTGGGAAATGGGGCTTCAATATGTGAATTTGGGGGCGATATAAACATTCAGCCCACAGCACTTATCCCTCTACCATTTCTCCCCATTCCACCTTCAATCAGAGATCTGATGAATTATCTTTGTCATTGTAAGTCTGTCAAGGAGCCTAGATTTCCTTAAATGGATACAGCATTTTATCATGCTTTAAGAGTACAgtctacatattcaatgcaattcccatcaaaatactatcatcattcttcacagaactagaaaaacaatcctaaaattcatacgcaaccaaaaaaaagcctatATAGTCAAAGCAAaactaagtgaaaagaacaaatctggaggcatcacatatCATTTCAAATGATATTATAAGgacatagtcaccaaaacaagatggtactggtacaaaaacaggcacatagaccaatggaacagaatagggaacccaaaaataaacccaaatacagtcaactcatctttgacaaagcaaagtggggaaaggacaccctattcaataaatggtgctgagataattggcaaGCTATATGTatgagaatgaaactggatcctcatttctcaccttatacaaaaatcaactcaaaatggatcaaggacttaaatctaagacctgaaactataaaaattctagaggaTAATATCAGAAAAACCTttctagatattggcttaggcaaagacttcatgaccaagaacccaaaagcaaatgcaacaaaaacaatgataaataggtgggacttaattaaactaaagagattttgCATAGCAAaaagaacagtcagcagagtaaacggACAacccagagtgggagaaaatcttcacaactgatatatctgacaaaggactaatatccagaatctacaaggaactcaaacaaattagcaagaaaatacaaacaatcccatcataaagtgggctaaggacatgaacagacaatcctcaaatgaagatatacaaatggccaacaaatgtataaaaaaatgctcagcatcactaatgatcagggaaatgtaaatcaaaaccacactgtgATAACACCTTGTTCccgcaagaatgaccataatcaaaaaatcaaaaaataatagatgttgacaTGGATGCGGTGAACAGGGaactacactgctggtgggaatgttaactagtacaaccactacggaaaacagtgtggagattcctttaaaaactaaaagtagaactaccatttgacccaacaatcccactactggggtacctatccagaggaaaagaagtcaaaaaagatacttgcatatgcatgtttatagcagcacaattcactgCTATAATATAGAActagcccaaatgtccatcaatcaacgagtgattaagaaaaatgtaggaatatatatatatatacacatacacacacacacacgcgcacgcgTATACATACAcgtataaaaaggaatgaattaatggcattcacagcaacctggatgtgattggagactattattctaaggaaagtaattcaggaatggaaaaccaaacatcgtatgttctcactcgtaagtgagagataagctatgaggatgcaaaggcatagaaatgatacagtggactttgagGGCTCAGAGGGAATGATGGGAagggggtaagggataaaaggctacaaattgggttcaaTGTATACTGGTTGAGTGACgggtgcaccagaatctcacaaattaccactaaagaacttacacatgtaaccaaatatcacctgttcctcaaaaatctatggaaataaaatattttttaaaaaagggcacttataaaaatgaattagtaCACAACAGCTAATGTTTGacttcaggaattttttttatcaAGGTCTCTTAAGATAAGCAGTGGTAACTTTGCATTTCactattttaaattcaaagaaTTGCCAACAATAGGTATGAGAATGCCATTACTGTATATCTATCTAGCTCTGGTTACTAGGAATTTTTTGAATAACTTTGAtcattgttaatttatttttgtttcactttccAAGTTTTtaagattaattaattaaaatttataaataactgGGTCCTGGTTGTCTACCCAGAAATATGCAACAGACCCTAACTTATTGCGAAGGTGTTGTAGCCCTAACTGAAATCCTGTGAGTAGTAGAGCCATAGCAGCCCACAAGTGATGTTCTCTGAAATGTTCAGAAGGCCAGGCTCAGATAAAGAAaggtttttctcctttaatagAGAATTTAAGGAATAATGTCTTGtggttgaaaacaaaataaatcgtGTAAGTCAAGATATTTTATGTTAAGATTTCTGTATAGTCGTCCCTTGATATTCatggaggattggttccaggactccctCAAATACCAAAACCTACAAAAGCttaagtcccttatataaaatggtgtagtatttgcatgtaacctactCACagcctcccatatactttaatgATGTTTAGATTACTTTGTATagctaatacaatgtaaatgctaatataaattgttttcatatttttattgtataatttttattgttatttttaattgtgattttaaaatatttttaatccaaaCTTTTTTAAATCCATGGATGAAGAATTCACAAATATAGGGGTCCAACTGTGGATCTATTTtagtttaaattaaataaaacaactttttattaGCAGGGAATGCTACCTAAGACTTGAACTGTAAAATCTGAAGCCTTGGTGACAAGACAtgaaggcaatttttaaaaatggaactagatttttcagattttcaaagaTAGATgtttaaatttggaaaaaaaaatcacctcaacATATTGTTTCTTAAATTGTGGCTCAATATACCAAGTCCTTCAAAATAATCTGGAGTTCTTAGTAAAATTCCAGATTCTGGGCCTCATTCCAATCTATTGCATCAGGATCTCTACAGCAAAACTTAAgattaacaaaacattttatttcatcaattcttttttttttaatgcaaaattcagtggttttaagTATATTCTCAAAGTTGTACAATCATCACTGCTAC from Piliocolobus tephrosceles isolate RC106 chromosome 2, ASM277652v3, whole genome shotgun sequence encodes:
- the PLSCR4 gene encoding phospholipid scramblase 4 isoform X1; its protein translation is MSGVVPTAPEQPAGEMENQTKPPDPRPDAPPEYNSHFVPGPPGTAVPPPAGYPGGLPMGYYSPQQPSTFPLYQPVGGTHPVQYQPGKYPVPNQPVPITWMPGPTPMANCPPGLEYLVQLDNIHVLQHFEPLEMMTRFETNNRYDIKNNSDQMVYIVTEDTDDFTRNAYRTLRPFVLRVTDCMGQEIMTMQRPFRCTCCCFCCPSARQELEVQCPPGVTIGFVAEHWNLCRAVYSIQNEKKENVMRVRGPCSTYGCGSDSVFEVKSLDGVSNIGSIIRKWNGLLSAMADADHFDIHFPLDLDVKMKAMIFGACFLIDFMYFERSPPQRSG